A portion of the Candidatus Binataceae bacterium genome contains these proteins:
- the hemB gene encoding porphobilinogen synthase yields the protein MAFPINRPRRLRRTETLRRMVRETRLAPDDFIQPFFVCPGRDVNRPIGAMPGVAQMSVDRVVRAARETHGAGVPAVILFGIPQRKDPRGSEAWNDQGEVQRAIREIKEHVPGLAVVTDVCMCEYTDHGHCGMVVGNDIDNDATLELLSREALSHARAGADMVAPSDMMDGRVGAIRKTLDDNGFAHVPIMAYSAKFASAFYGPFREAAESAPQFGDRRSYQMDPPNGDEAMREIALDLEEGADIVMVKPALAYLDLIYRAKHEFHVPLAAYNVSGEYAMLRAAGLNGWLDEERAVMEVLGAIKRAGADLILTYFATEVARRLK from the coding sequence ATGGCGTTCCCGATCAATCGTCCGCGCCGGTTGCGACGGACCGAAACCCTGCGCCGGATGGTACGCGAGACGCGGCTTGCGCCCGACGATTTCATTCAGCCCTTCTTCGTCTGCCCCGGGCGCGACGTGAACCGCCCGATCGGCGCGATGCCTGGCGTCGCCCAGATGTCGGTGGACCGAGTGGTGCGCGCGGCGCGCGAAACCCATGGTGCCGGTGTCCCCGCGGTGATCCTGTTCGGCATCCCGCAGCGCAAGGACCCGCGCGGCAGCGAGGCGTGGAACGATCAGGGCGAGGTCCAGCGCGCGATCCGCGAAATCAAGGAGCATGTCCCCGGCCTGGCCGTGGTCACTGACGTCTGCATGTGCGAATACACCGACCACGGCCATTGCGGGATGGTGGTCGGCAACGACATCGACAACGACGCCACCCTCGAGCTGCTCTCGCGCGAGGCGCTCTCGCACGCGCGCGCGGGTGCCGACATGGTCGCGCCGTCGGACATGATGGACGGGCGGGTCGGCGCGATCCGCAAAACGCTCGACGACAACGGCTTCGCGCACGTGCCGATCATGGCCTACTCGGCCAAGTTCGCCTCGGCCTTCTACGGGCCGTTCCGCGAGGCCGCCGAGTCGGCGCCGCAGTTCGGCGACCGCCGCTCCTACCAGATGGACCCGCCCAACGGCGACGAGGCGATGCGCGAGATCGCGCTCGACCTCGAAGAGGGCGCCGACATCGTGATGGTCAAGCCGGCGCTCGCCTATCTCGACCTCATCTACCGCGCCAAGCACGAATTCCATGTGCCGCTGGCGGCCTACAACGTCTCGGGCGAATACGCGATGCTGCGCGCGGCCGGGCTCAACGGATGGCTCGACGAGGAACGCGCGGTGATGGAGGTGCTGGGGGCGATCAAGCGCGCGGGCGCCGACCTGATCCTCACCTACTTCGCGACCGAAGTCGCCCGCCGGCTCAAATAG
- the cobA gene encoding uroporphyrinogen-III C-methyltransferase, translating to MAERAGKVYLVGAGPGAPDLITLRAERTLRRAEVVIHDSLVSPELLLLAPQAAELIYAGKRAGAPGNIDQAELNRLMIEHARAGRRVVRLKGGDPFIFGRGGEEAEALSAAGVEFEVVPGVTSAIAAPAFAGIPLTHRRAGSFVAFLTAHLDGLKRADGGGAPLDELAAAARKGGTLVLLMARARLRETLARLTAAGLAAETPAAIVQWASVAAHRALIATLATLADEAERANVGAPAVVVVGETAAMGKRLGWFERMPLFGRRIVVTRARSAASAFANGLRAMGAEVIEFPTIETVAPDSYAEIDAALARLDSFDWVIFTSATGVERFVDRMRERGVDVRAMAGAKLAAIGPATAARLAARALTVAAQPLEYRAEAILDAIGGARLGGARILIPRAQVAREVLPAMLREAGAREVIVAPVYKTVAPARAPVERVRALAAAGAIDLVAFTSSSTVTNFCAMVGEASRGLPAAVIGPITAASAREAGLKVVVEAPSYTVPALIEAMRDYLARSAG from the coding sequence ATGGCTGAGCGGGCGGGAAAGGTTTACCTGGTCGGTGCAGGACCCGGCGCGCCCGACCTGATCACGCTGCGCGCTGAACGGACCCTGCGCCGCGCCGAGGTCGTTATCCACGACTCGCTGGTCAGCCCCGAGCTGCTTCTGCTGGCCCCCCAAGCCGCCGAGCTGATTTATGCGGGCAAGCGCGCCGGCGCGCCCGGCAATATCGACCAGGCCGAGCTCAACCGCCTGATGATCGAGCACGCGCGTGCCGGTCGCCGCGTCGTGCGGCTCAAGGGCGGCGACCCCTTCATCTTCGGCCGCGGCGGCGAGGAGGCCGAGGCGTTGAGCGCAGCCGGCGTCGAATTCGAAGTCGTGCCCGGCGTGACCTCGGCGATCGCGGCGCCCGCGTTCGCCGGCATCCCGTTGACCCATCGCCGGGCCGGCTCCTTCGTCGCCTTCCTGACCGCGCATCTGGACGGGCTCAAGCGCGCCGACGGCGGCGGCGCCCCGCTCGACGAGCTTGCCGCCGCGGCGCGCAAGGGCGGCACGCTGGTGCTCTTGATGGCACGGGCGCGGCTGCGTGAAACGCTGGCGCGCTTGACCGCGGCGGGACTCGCGGCGGAGACGCCGGCGGCAATCGTGCAATGGGCGAGCGTGGCGGCGCATCGCGCGCTCATCGCCACGCTCGCCACGCTCGCCGACGAGGCCGAGCGAGCCAATGTCGGCGCGCCGGCGGTGGTCGTCGTGGGCGAGACCGCCGCGATGGGCAAACGGCTCGGATGGTTCGAGCGGATGCCGCTGTTCGGCCGGCGAATCGTGGTCACGCGTGCGCGTTCGGCCGCCTCCGCGTTCGCAAACGGGCTGCGCGCGATGGGCGCCGAGGTGATCGAGTTTCCGACGATCGAGACTGTGGCGCCGGACAGCTACGCCGAAATCGACGCGGCGCTTGCGCGCCTGGACTCCTTCGACTGGGTGATCTTCACCAGCGCGACGGGCGTGGAACGCTTCGTCGATCGGATGCGCGAGCGCGGGGTTGACGTGCGCGCGATGGCAGGCGCGAAGCTCGCCGCGATCGGCCCCGCGACCGCTGCACGCCTCGCCGCCCGTGCGCTGACGGTCGCGGCCCAGCCCCTCGAATATCGCGCCGAGGCGATCCTCGACGCGATCGGCGGCGCACGGCTCGGCGGTGCGCGTATTCTCATCCCCCGCGCTCAAGTCGCGCGCGAGGTCCTGCCCGCGATGCTGCGCGAGGCGGGAGCGCGAGAGGTCATCGTCGCCCCGGTTTACAAAACAGTCGCGCCCGCGCGAGCGCCGGTCGAGCGCGTGCGTGCGCTTGCCGCAGCGGGGGCGATCGACCTTGTCGCCTTCACCAGCTCGAGCACGGTGACCAATTTCTGCGCGATGGTCGGCGAGGCGTCGCGCGGACTGCCGGCGGCGGTTATAGGTCCGATCACCGCCGCGAGCGCGCGCGAGGCCGGCCTTAAGGTCGTCGTCGAAGCCCCGAGCTACACGGTGCCCGCACTCATCGAAGCAATGCGGGATTATCTGGCGCGGAGCGCTGGATAG
- a CDS encoding hydroxymethylbilane synthase, with translation MATLRIGSRPSALALAQAALVRSELAALMPSVEIEIVPIRTSGDKLGSAALAQVGGKGLFVKELEQALAERRIDLAVHSMKDLPAVAAPGMEIAAVPERADARDALLMRAAGGGAHQQPAPGIPAADAMPAAQALAPLARGARLGTSSPRRRFEALRIRADLDVGALRGNVDTRLGRLVAGDFDAIILAMAGLARLARARPAGVTLFPLDERDFVPAGGQGALAVEARAGEPLGGSAELAAALARLDDARARREVSAERGFLAALGASCVSPVGVRARLDNGVLNVRALVFSVDGARHLADELSEARAADASPARAAEAGARLARRMLERGGRELLGDG, from the coding sequence ATGGCCACGCTGCGCATCGGTTCCCGCCCGAGCGCGCTCGCGCTCGCCCAGGCCGCGCTCGTGCGCAGCGAGCTCGCCGCGCTGATGCCGTCGGTGGAGATCGAAATCGTCCCAATCCGCACCAGCGGCGACAAGCTCGGCAGCGCCGCGCTGGCGCAGGTCGGGGGCAAGGGGCTCTTCGTCAAGGAGCTCGAGCAGGCGCTGGCGGAGCGCCGGATCGATCTGGCCGTGCACTCGATGAAGGATCTGCCGGCGGTGGCCGCACCGGGGATGGAGATCGCGGCGGTGCCCGAGCGCGCCGATGCGCGCGACGCGCTGCTGATGCGCGCCGCCGGCGGCGGCGCGCATCAGCAGCCCGCGCCCGGCATTCCGGCGGCCGACGCGATGCCGGCCGCCCAAGCGTTGGCCCCGCTCGCGCGCGGCGCGCGCCTGGGTACCTCGTCCCCCCGCCGGCGCTTCGAGGCGCTGCGCATCCGCGCCGACCTCGACGTCGGAGCGCTGCGCGGCAACGTCGATACGCGTCTGGGACGCCTCGTGGCGGGCGACTTCGACGCGATCATCCTTGCGATGGCGGGGCTGGCACGGCTGGCGCGCGCGCGCCCCGCCGGCGTCACGCTCTTCCCGCTCGACGAGCGCGACTTCGTCCCCGCTGGCGGGCAGGGCGCACTCGCGGTCGAGGCGCGCGCCGGCGAGCCGCTGGGCGGCTCGGCCGAGCTCGCCGCCGCGCTCGCCAGGCTCGATGATGCGCGCGCGCGGCGCGAAGTCAGCGCCGAACGCGGCTTTCTGGCCGCGCTCGGCGCCTCGTGCGTCTCGCCGGTCGGCGTGCGCGCCCGCCTCGATAACGGCGTCCTCAACGTGCGCGCGCTCGTGTTCAGCGTCGACGGCGCCCGCCACCTGGCCGACGAATTGAGCGAAGCGCGGGCAGCGGATGCGTCGCCCGCGCGGGCCGCCGAGGCAGGCGCGCGGCTGGCGCGGCGGATGCTGGAGCGCGGCGGACGCGAGCTGCTCGGCGATGGCTGA
- the hemA gene encoding glutamyl-tRNA reductase, which produces MDEALLIVGVNYRTAPVAVRERLAYPDQEIVAALGRLKLRAPALSEAALISTCNRVEIVGVSAEPARAGAEAADFLAADRDVDAALFRPALYRFEGREAARHLFRVGASLDSMVVGEPQILGQLKTAYAQAAEAHSVGLVLHRAFHRAFSVAKRVRKATFIGRGSVSVSSAAARLAGRIFDTLADKTVMLMGAGQMAELTARQLRGLGAETLLVTSRTFDNAVALARSLGGTAVPFENHRPYLKLADIVIGSLAAARPVLESADLEAILRERRYRPMFLIDVGVPRNFDASLNALENVYLYDIDDLGAVVAESRDERAREADKAEAIVAAELDSFMRWMSGLELVPAIKDIRVSIEQLREAELGRHRAWLAGLEPAERARIESLTRALVNKLLHRILSGLRGAGGGVPDPAYTAEVARRLLCGELAGGALALDAPAGAALDLDDDDEKS; this is translated from the coding sequence ATGGACGAAGCGCTGCTCATCGTCGGCGTCAACTATCGCACCGCGCCGGTCGCGGTCCGCGAGCGGCTGGCCTATCCCGACCAGGAGATCGTTGCGGCCCTGGGCCGGCTCAAGCTGCGCGCGCCGGCGCTCAGCGAAGCCGCGCTGATCTCGACCTGCAACCGCGTCGAGATCGTCGGCGTCTCCGCCGAGCCTGCGCGCGCGGGCGCCGAGGCGGCCGACTTCCTCGCCGCCGACCGCGATGTGGATGCGGCATTGTTCCGGCCCGCGCTTTACCGCTTCGAGGGGCGCGAAGCCGCCCGCCATCTGTTCCGCGTCGGCGCGAGCCTTGACTCGATGGTGGTCGGCGAGCCGCAGATCCTGGGCCAGCTCAAGACCGCCTATGCGCAGGCGGCCGAAGCCCACAGCGTGGGCCTGGTGCTCCATCGCGCCTTCCATCGCGCCTTCTCGGTGGCCAAACGCGTGCGCAAGGCGACGTTCATCGGGCGCGGCTCGGTGTCGGTCAGCTCCGCCGCCGCGCGCCTTGCGGGACGGATCTTTGACACTCTGGCCGACAAGACCGTGATGCTGATGGGCGCGGGGCAGATGGCCGAACTGACCGCGCGCCAGTTGCGCGGTCTCGGCGCCGAGACTTTGCTGGTGACCAGCCGCACGTTTGATAACGCGGTGGCGCTGGCGCGTTCGCTGGGCGGTACCGCGGTTCCGTTCGAAAACCATCGACCCTACCTCAAGCTCGCCGACATCGTGATCGGTTCGCTCGCCGCAGCTCGTCCGGTGCTTGAGTCCGCCGACCTGGAGGCGATCCTGCGCGAGCGGCGCTACCGCCCGATGTTCCTGATCGACGTTGGAGTGCCGCGCAATTTCGACGCGAGCCTTAACGCGCTGGAGAACGTTTACCTCTACGACATCGACGATCTCGGCGCGGTGGTCGCGGAGTCGCGCGATGAGCGGGCGCGCGAGGCCGACAAGGCCGAGGCGATCGTCGCCGCCGAGCTTGACTCCTTCATGCGCTGGATGAGCGGCCTGGAGCTGGTGCCCGCAATCAAGGACATCCGCGTGAGTATCGAGCAACTGCGCGAGGCCGAGCTCGGACGCCACCGCGCATGGCTGGCCGGGCTCGAGCCCGCCGAACGCGCGCGCATCGAGTCACTCACCCGCGCGCTCGTCAACAAGCTGCTCCATCGCATCCTGAGCGGCCTGCGCGGCGCTGGCGGCGGCGTTCCCGACCCGGCCTACACCGCCGAGGTGGCGCGCCGGCTGCTCTGCGGCGAGCTGGCAGGCGGAGCGCTGGCGCTCGACGCGCCCGCCGGCGCCGCGCTCGACCTCGATGACGACGACGAAAAATCGTGA
- the ccsB gene encoding c-type cytochrome biogenesis protein CcsB, which produces MNTTIWLPPALVCYALSAAGFVGGRVTNRTRWSEQAVPLLGAAVLFHTLDLVVGALAAGNIPVTNFAQSLSFLAWLTAIVSLALIVRMRIQVLGAFVAPGVLLAAGAAYVLTRPGRLIIPQSLRSAWLPVHVTLAFLGDALFVVAAGVSLAYLVYESRLKAKRPLAPAGQPVPSLEKLDRINYRLLEWGFVMLSLAIVSGAIWAEATWGHFWSWEPQESWSLLTWLLYAALLESRITVGWRGRRAAALTLAVFTVLLGSFLGVSLVFPGKHGGTFG; this is translated from the coding sequence ATGAACACGACGATCTGGTTGCCGCCTGCCCTGGTCTGCTACGCGCTGAGCGCCGCGGGATTCGTGGGCGGGCGAGTTACGAACCGCACGCGATGGTCGGAGCAGGCGGTGCCGCTGCTCGGCGCGGCGGTCCTGTTCCATACGCTCGACCTGGTGGTGGGAGCCCTGGCGGCCGGCAACATCCCGGTCACCAACTTCGCGCAGTCGCTGTCCTTCCTGGCCTGGCTTACGGCGATCGTAAGCCTCGCGCTGATCGTGCGCATGCGCATCCAGGTGCTCGGCGCCTTCGTCGCGCCCGGCGTGCTGCTGGCCGCGGGCGCGGCGTACGTCCTGACGCGTCCCGGGCGCCTGATAATCCCCCAGAGCCTGCGCAGCGCGTGGCTGCCGGTGCATGTGACGCTCGCCTTTCTCGGCGACGCGCTGTTCGTGGTCGCCGCCGGGGTCAGTCTCGCCTACCTGGTGTACGAATCGCGGCTGAAGGCGAAGCGCCCGTTGGCGCCGGCGGGCCAGCCGGTGCCGAGCCTCGAGAAGCTCGACCGCATCAACTACCGCCTGCTGGAGTGGGGCTTCGTGATGCTCTCGCTGGCGATCGTCAGCGGCGCGATCTGGGCTGAGGCGACCTGGGGGCATTTCTGGTCGTGGGAGCCGCAGGAGTCGTGGTCGCTGCTGACGTGGCTGTTGTACGCGGCGCTGCTCGAATCGCGGATCACGGTGGGATGGCGCGGCCGGCGCGCGGCGGCGCTGACGTTGGCGGTCTTCACGGTCCTGCTCGGATCGTTCCTGGGCGTAAGCCTGGTCTTTCCCGGCAAGCATGGAGGCACTTTCGGCTAG